In Aethina tumida isolate Nest 87 chromosome 2, icAetTumi1.1, whole genome shotgun sequence, the DNA window ATTATAATAAGAAGAACTTAGACAACAACATTCACCTTCACAACATAGAGAGCTTTGGGAAGAAGTCTGTCAGTTTTTCTCCTGATCAAGTAAgtctttgaaaaaatattagtgctttattatcttatttattactaCGGAAACAAGTTTTGTAAAAATGCCGATTATTACAGTTTttgcttgaaattttttttatactatatacctatttttttcaaaaaaaattctcgataacgtaatttttcaatttttgaaaattttaattaaggttctaaaatcaatatctatcaatatataaattaatgttcaatatttattcctaataaaaaacttgtctTGGTCacttgaaaaatatcaaaattccttagaggaaaattaattttaaatttaaatagtactaatttttgaggtttttatggaaaaaatattttataccttaTGTGTTTTTCAGAAAGCTCATCAAAAATGGatcagcaaaaaaaaaaataaaaataagtaaataaaagaaatagaaatctaacctaacctaatttattttttttttcagaaagttcatctaaaataaaatattaaaaaattgtgaataacgtaatttgtcaattttttatgaatttctgaaaatgtaatttttattaaatttaataaaaaaatatttaatttttttcttgatttCTCATGTtttctttacaataatttattgaaaaaaaaaaattcaaatttttaatctgccgttttaaacaatttttatgttaccTTCAACAGATAAAGTTATGTTTATTATCGACtgaatctattattattttattaattgtatattgttcagtaaaaaaaatagaatgtattatttaagttttgttattaaaaataaaacttgaatgatattgtttatttacaaaatatcgtTTATTACAAAAGCtgcttttattgttaaaatatcaaatttgaaaaaaaaaaacaaaaaatttgaattaataaatgtgtttataaaaatttcaagaaaaaatctCAACAAAtcggtattttttaaattcaaaattattttttctctaagaattaatttcataaaaaattaaagtatcacgttattgtcaattttttttttgaaaatattctattttcgaTAATCTTTCTGAAAAACTTAAGCATTAaaagcattaaaaatttttttcataaaaatttcaaggacaaatctcaaaaatattgttcaaattatttaaaattaacttttctcTAAGAAATTTTGATAAGTTCTTCTCGACGTCTTAAAATAgaacatgaaaaaatattcattttttgattttttacaatataaaaattgttaaatcttcaaaaaaattgaaagattaCGTTATgggcaatattttttttcaaaaatgtgctatttctaataaactttttgaaaaaaataggcatatagtttaaacaaatttttcataaaaatttcaaacaaaaaacgcaaatttaaaattaatttttctctcagaaatcttattttttacttaatcaaTAGTATGCTCAAGAgcagaatattttgaaaatatgaaaaaatgttgttttttagattttttataggtGGAGTCGCGATTCTAATCAAATTCTGTAGTGTCttctaattgtttataatattacttgttatttttttaataattaattgtttgattaattattaatgcgttctaaatatttactattttaacaaaagacttttattaattttttattaatatttaataatttataataaaaaaattgttgaaacatttttgaatgaaGAAAAGTATGAACGTTGTATAATTACGAATAtcatatatagaaaaaaatgttaaaatatatgttatattagttaatattattattgtctgtACGTAGAAAAATGTacgtaagtaattttaataaatagaatttatttctttcatttttacaaatttttaatttattattgaaagaaattgataataattaacattattaattaaaattatctataattttctagataaatatatatctgtaattattaatatcaataaaatttttgttttatttgaaaaaaatttttataggagATTACTAATAgtagatataattaataataataatattaataataccatTTCAGTTtatgtatatgttttatttttatacaattttattcagcgAATATGGtagcaaattaataatatttgacattattaattaaaactggcTTTGCAatataatatcttaataaatgaatgcgtacgaaaaattgtaaacaatattatgtttattaaaacaaaaatgctatctagtaatataataaatatcacataTGTCAAATAacgtttatacaaaaatttgttgattaatatttaaattcgtaataaaaaaacctaaaatttgttataaaaaaatgctaATATGATTTCATCAATATCAAttcactatttaaaaaattactctattgattttgattttattccaaaaaaagTGACAGTTTGTCCATAAACACAATCGGaccaaaaatacaaattttatgagggtaaatattaaaatttaattaattatatttggtttcatttttttctaatatactaGTTCCAGTTATGAAgttcctttttaaaattagaattttctataagttcataaaaatataaatatataacaattcatataaaaacatagattatcgtattaaattttaacattatttgtgaaagaatttttattctacacctatttcttaagaaaaatgtttttacctTTTTGTATATTCTTGTCTTCAAAATGCTCTTCTGTCTTCAGTGAAgtgaagataaaataattgaatacatCATGtttgtaagaaattaatataatttagaataaataataatatgaataacaaTACTATGAATCTTTaatcttcatttttaaatatatttcattaactttcttatatatttttaaaaaaatcttggaGATGCCTTcgagaaagaaaaataatatcacaACATTTGTCTATttcattctttaaatattctagTATTTTTCGACTTTTGTTCGTTAAAGAGTTTTGTCTTTTTCAAATGATTAATGTGTTAGTGCCATGTGTttcttgaaataataataaaatgtcttaattgcacctttatttggtaaattagAACGAAACATTGATATATTGGATTTGTAATTAcaacatataaataactaaaaaaataaacttatttatgttAGGTTCAATGCATGTGTGAGGCCCTGTACCAAAGAGGCGACGTGGAGCGTCTGGCCACCTTCTTATGGTCGCTTCCGCCGTCGGAACTTCTGCGCGGCAACGAGAGCATACTGAGGGCCAGGGCGGCGGTAGCCTTCCACAGGGCATCCTACCACGAGCTCTACTCAATACTGGAATCGCACTCGTTCCATCCGCGTTGGCACGGCGAACTCCAAACCCTGTGGTTCAAGGCGCATTACAAGGAGGCCGAAAAAGTTCGAGGACGTCCCCTGGGTAAGTGATCAAAACCGTAATTTTAGCAAACTCGACTAGAATTGGGAATGAATTTTTCAGGCGCCGTCGACAAATATCGTTTGCGCAAGAAGTATCCGTTGCCGAAGACGATTTGGGACGGGGAGGAGACGGTGTATTGCTTCAAGGAGCGCAGCAGGAACGCCCTAAAGGAGTGCTACTCGCGGAACAGGTATCCCACCCCGGACGAGAAACGGGCGTTAGCGAAACGGACGGGGCTGACGCTCACGCAGGTCTCCAACTGGTTCAAGAACAGGCGGCAAAGGGATCGGACACCGCAGTCTAGACCGTGagtgtcttaatttttttgtgcaatttaaattgactttagggaattttaatttaatactattaagaatttttatttctagtgTTCATTCGATTGtaaggtaaataataaattactatttaaactgaattgttttaaaattcgcctaaaacttttactaaattttggtaaaatcagcaaatttaatttaattattgcaataaaaacaaaaacattaatattgtgaaaaataaaataaaaagaaaactattctattcaatttatattataattatgcagtttttaaatacatctattataatagataatattctaacaatatgtttttgtagaaaaatattttactcaacaatggataaaaaaattattaattgttttcaaacaatttgtaccaaaaattgaagtaaacaaaaaaaatactagattatataataaataataacataataaaataagtttattgtaGAAGAAAATCTTACTTAAACAAATTGGTGAAGAAAAAGTTGACAAAAAAGTTTCCAAATGTTTTGAAACagtttgtacaaaaaattgaaccaaaaacaacaaaaaaatgatcaaattaTGGCCTTCATTTGTTTGTGGAAgggtgaaataatattttaataaatgaaataggtctgttgaataaaaatattttactctagaacaaattgatgaaaaatatagtggttaaaaaaatttacaactgttttcAAACAGTTTATACCAAAAATTTaggtaaatacaaaaaaaatacaatttgtaagATCTTGAATCGTTTGTAGAAgggttaaatgaaataagtaaTAACCTGACATATTAAATAGGTTTATTGTAGAAGAAAAtgtcacttaaataaataggCCAAGAAAAAGTTGACAAAAAGGTTTccaaatgttttcaaatagtttacacaaaaaagtgaactaaacacaaaaaaacaaataatattttaacaaatgaaaTAGGTTCAttgtataagaatattttactttagaaaaaattgatgaaaaaaatagtggataaaaaaatttccgattgtttattccaaaaattaagtaaattcaaaaaaatcacCAGATTATATGATCTTGAATTGTTTgtggaattaaataataacctaacaaataaaataggttTACTGtagaagaaaatttaacttaaacaaattggtgaagaaaaaatttccaaaaaatttccaaatgttttcaaacagtttacacaaaaaattgaactaaatacaacaaaaaaattaacagatttatttgtttgtggaAGTATgagataaaacaaataatattttaatagatgaAGTAAGTCTATTGTAGAAAAATATCTCACtctggaaaaaattactgAAGAAAAAGTGGATAAAAAATGTCCAactgttttacaaaaattgaagtaaaacaatattacattatcaatttaattcgTTTGTTGAAgggttaaataaaacaaataatattctaataaatgaaataggtCTAAAAAACGCCTCACTCTTAAACAAATTGGTGGAGAAAACgtggacaaaaatattcccaaATCTTTTCAAACAACAAATGGGGCAGTAAGAAGGTAATGTTTTCTgttaaatttcgaaatttgttatatattttttttacccaACTTTTAGTTTTCATTTAAGCTAGTAGGAATATAAATTGGTATATACTAATACAACTAATTGATTAACTTACttgtatatacaatatatattaaaaaacacttctttaaagaaaattaaaaaaagatatttcttTACAGTGGAACAACGTTCAAATCGATTTTATTGCCGTTTGAAATAAAGAAACCCATTGATCCATCGAGATCGGACCACACTCATATTTTAGGGTACATAAAGTTCCGTcagtcttattttaattaactttgtcACATATAaggtttataaatgaaaaacagtaaatcattgttttattacttCGAATGCACAGACTAATTCTCGGCCTTTACGAGTTTTTTTATGcacattaaaatgtgttatgaCGGTGAACGCTTAACAGTTTTCGTTCGGGGAATGTGAACTTCAAGAAAGTAATTAGgagatttttttctaaaatgtacCATGTATAAATGAAAGAGTGTTCCTCAGGCACGTATTCTCATTGCCTATGACGAAACTATTTTTAACCATCTAATCTTATTCGAGACTGTAGAATAACTGAACTTAAAATGAAACCATTTGTAATttacaatgtttatttaatgttaatattattttttttagggAGTTATTGATTGGCAACATGTCACTGGGCCAAAACAACATGATGTCGGGCCACCAAGGAGGATTGGACATGGCAGCATTTCAAGCTGCTTCCAAATTATTCGATTCAAATTGTGCAGTATCAGCTTGTTATCCCGACTATCAAGTACCATaagtagttaaaataatttcaaatagttAACCAATTGCTTTAAGttgaattcaattaaattgaatcaGTCAAGGTGCAAATAGTGCAAATATTACTGTCCAGGTCCAAAGATGAATTGTTATTGAAGAATTCTTAAATGTAGTTATATGTACAGATTAGAGCCTAAAGAGAGATCAATTCGcgagaaaatgtaaataaacttttagtaAAAAGTAGTACTTAAAGtaccaaatattattatttaactcgTAACAATAATATCTTACTCTAATCTAAGTTAATAAATCTTGTGTGAAGCACGACAGCAAAATAGGTACGCATTTTCTACTTTAAATCTCACTTTGTATTAGTGTAGTCCTTGTATAGAACTTTTTGTAAATGttgtattgtaaatttttgtacatatGTGTATagctatataaataaaatattactccaAAATATTGTGTAAAGGACATTCTTTACCAAACCAGAACTCTATGTAGTAGGGAGGAATCTCATTATCCTGCATCGTTCTCACCAAACTGCTTAGAACAAAATCTTTATCTGAAATGTTCTTCGATTTATCAGTCACTCTCAAACCTACTTCTGGTCGTTTCCATTTTTCTGATGCGAATATACTTTTTGGATGTTTACTTGGAAGTGGTTTActataaaatctaatgaagttatgaatttattggtgggaaaaaatggaaattatgtCACTCTCACTCTTTTGAATTATATGTTGGCTTTTTAGCTTGACATATACGTGGCTGGTCTGCCAGATATTTCGATTCTCTTTTcaacttttctaattttcttaGTTCCCTAGTCGTATAATTTGACGATACTATTTCCTGTTTAGAATAACACTTTTTGTACAACCGTctttgtttcaatataaattcctTCCAAGAGATAGATTTcagcattttttcaattattgaatattctctacaaatataaaaaaattaaaattatcacaacCTCAACTGGTaggtactaaattattaattaatgttgtgtTCCTTACTCGCTGTCTTTCTCTGACAACACTCCTTTTACCAAAGTTGTTCTTAATAAATGATGTCTGTGAAACAGGGTTTccacaataaaattgatataaacttCTTGATTCTCAAGTGAATGAAGGTCATTAATGGCTTGTAGCTTCTTGCTGAAAACTTCTTgagtttctttattaattttagctacctcttcatttttattaaccatttttttaacattaacaatttttcttgTCTGCAATATTATTACCCGTTTTGTTGCTAATCGATAGTACTAAGAAAATGCCTTACCATGTAACCTTTATATAAAGCTTGTAATTTGGTAGCGCAGGTATTGTAGTACCTCAAATTTAAGTTATCATAATGCGATGGTAAAGTTTCAGCAAGATGGAATCTTAAGTCCCAACCTCTGATAAATCTTTGAACGGTGGTAATTGCAGCAAGTTGCTTATCAAACCATTTCCGTGTCAAAAATCCTCTTATCaccttttgtatttttattgctgCTAGAACTCttagatatttcaaatttccgaCCTTACTAAAACATCAGACACAAAGTTAAGGGAAAcagctttattattaaatttaatgaaagtatcatataaataattacctaCATGTAGAGACTAATGAGTTCTTGGTCTAATTGGAAGgcattttcaaacaaataatagACGGAagccattaataaatattagatggACAGTTACTTTcgtgattataaatatttcaagataaacttgaaaatgtcaaaatgacaatattcagtttcataataaatattaagatttttgtatttttgtcaAGAATGATTTCTATTTAACGTCATATTCTTTAGCTAATTGTAGACTGGCATTTGTATTACGTTTGGTTGTATGTGTTTTCTTGGACGGTTCTTTTATTGGTTCATCTTTCTTCGGTTTTTCTGATTTGGGTTTCGCGGTTGAAGCTCTCGCTTCGTTTTCCGTTGCCTTTAAAGAAGCTGCTGCCGCTTCTAGTTCAGCTTCTTTTCTAATTGAGGTTTTTTTGCCTTGTGGCGCAGCAGTTGCTTCTTTGTTCGTTTTATGATGTTTTTTCCTTTCTGCTTCTACTGAGGCTCTTGGATATTGTCTTTTTTCTGTTGGCTTCTCGATTTCTTGGGAATCAGTTTTAAGGGATTTTTTCCTTTTGGTAGTCATTGTTAGAActtgtaaatgttaattatacaattatatttataaacccAATATTACCTAATTGGTAATGATGTCTATCACTCCATAAATCAACTGTGTActtcagttaataaattatattttgttgtttcatttaaaacaatttaagatacatacattcaaaattttaatattcgcgATCTTGCCAAATGACATAAAACGTCAATATATATGTACAAGGTGTTTCATAACTTCTTTTGTAACAGAATGTGGTAAAAATTTTTCGgtgtatgtattaattttaataggaaggtTCTTCTCATctttgttttccattttttcttctgtTCCATATGGCAAAGTCAATATCTCCTTATTACTTGATCGTACAAAAGAAATTCTATTTATGTTTCTTGGAGGAAATTGACCGCTCTATGAAAAAGGTATCTTGTGATTAATCGATTACTCtaaccatttagaagatatccGCATTCGTATCCCAATACACATGATGTCGAGTCACCAAGGAGGATTAGATATGGCATCATTTTAAGCTGCTTCCAAATTATTCGATTCAAATTGTGCAGTATCAGCTTGTTATCCCGACTATCAAGTACCATaagtagttaaaataatttcaaatagttAACCAATTGctttaaattgaattcaattaaattgaatcaaTCAGGGTGCAAATAGTGCAAACATTACTGTCCAGGTCCAAAGATGATTTGATATTGAAGAGTTCTTAAATGTATATGTACAGATTAGAGCCTAAAGAGAGATCAATTCGcgagaaaatgtaaataaacttttagtaAAAAGTAGTACTTAAAgttccaaatattattattttactcttAATAATAAGATCTTACTCTAATCAATTTAGTATagagatttaatatttttccacgaatttatttatatgtgtatgtaactcaattttttttcaataaacttataattgaatattttttggctGGGGTTTTGAGAATTTAGTTTCAAATGTTGGAAGTTCTCTTGTTCATAACTTGTCATACTATCGCTATCTGCTATGCTTTTTTCATGACTATGTTTCCTCCTTATAATTCTATATTGCATCCATGGTTTTTGGAGCTCCTGAATTGTGTCttcttgtatataaataattataacaaaataattgctgagtcttaataataataataatacttgatgtttaatgacattttttaaataaaaaactttattttttctgaaattatcttataattcatgattagtattattttttcaattttcatgtaaAAAGTACATATATTCTTGTTTTGTCAGTCGGACGCTTTCGAATGGGCCACATTGTATATaagattgttttataaaagacaatttgattaaaattaattgaaacgtatgggttaaataatttttttcatttcttataacattacaaatttttaatatccgtGTATgcccaaattaaattaattctgtaCCAAAAATCCTTGTATTCACTTTTAACAGgcaaaaatatatctaaaaaaatttcgtTCTTCTATAATATATAGATAACTATTTATGAACTatgaatgtatttattttaaaatataattttttataatgcaaataaattaaaatatgaatgatGAGGAATCGCAAGAACCGATGTAATCAGCTTTTATAATGCTGGGCggtgaatgaatgaatttttaattttggtacATTTGGATTTTcgacatttttctaatttgcaTTTGTCCCCGCAAGAGCGAAAGAGGAAGAAATACATGTTCTTGAGTGTTCGACAAGGACGAAAGTAGTAATCGGCGGATCCGCCACCTAAGTAAGCTGTGCATATTTGTGTGGTCGGCGTattcaattgttatttctCGAAATCGCAGTTTCAGACATGAGAAGGGAAATAGTTacgtattttgattttttagaaacatttacAGGTGCGAAGTTTGCTgtgacaataattattattttttcttttagttccattaaatattaaagtatgtATTTGTAGTATgtatcatttataataaaaataaatttaaaca includes these proteins:
- the LOC109602404 gene encoding homeobox protein SIX6, translating into MEIDGGSSASNDSNNGSYHSINSGVNYYSDNLFFATNGKLDNYFASDKLVKRDNKKVDYYNKKDDYCMNNKVRNDLGKRPLMFQDGYGKKCDDTLDVRKNQMDYYNKKNLDNNIHLHNIESFGKKSVSFSPDQVQCMCEALYQRGDVERLATFLWSLPPSELLRGNESILRARAAVAFHRASYHELYSILESHSFHPRWHGELQTLWFKAHYKEAEKVRGRPLGAVDKYRLRKKYPLPKTIWDGEETVYCFKERSRNALKECYSRNRYPTPDEKRALAKRTGLTLTQVSNWFKNRRQRDRTPQSRPELLIGNMSLGQNNMMSGHQGGLDMAAFQAASKLFDSNCAVSACYPDYQVP
- the LOC109602405 gene encoding uncharacterized protein LOC109602405 → MASVYYLFENAFQLDQELISLYIKVGNLKYLRVLAAIKIQKVIRGFLTRKWFDKQLAAITTVQRFIRGWDLRFHLAETLPSHYDNLNLRYYNTCATKLQALYKGYMTRKIVNVKKMVNKNEEVAKINKETQEVFSKKLQAINDLHSLENQEVYINFIVETLFHRHHLLRTTLVKGVLSEKDSEEYSIIEKMLKSISWKEFILKQRRLYKKCYSKQEIVSSNYTTRELRKLEKLKRESKYLADQPRICQAKKPTYNSKEFYSKPLPSKHPKSIFASEKWKRPEVGLRVTDKSKNISDKDFVLSSLVRTMQDNEIPPYYIEFWFGKECPLHNILE